A window of Mycolicibacterium fluoranthenivorans contains these coding sequences:
- the coaD gene encoding pantetheine-phosphate adenylyltransferase, giving the protein MSGAVCPGSFDPVTLGHIDIFERAAAQFDEVVVAVLVNPNKKGMFSAEERIELIRESTGHLPNLRVEAGSGLVVDFVKERGLTAIVKGLRTGTDFEYELQMAQMNKHVAGVDTFFVATTPRYSFVSSSLAKEVAALGGDVSDLLPEPVNARLRAKLNS; this is encoded by the coding sequence ATGAGTGGCGCCGTTTGCCCAGGATCCTTCGACCCGGTCACCCTCGGTCATATCGACATCTTCGAGCGGGCGGCCGCCCAGTTCGACGAGGTCGTGGTGGCGGTGCTGGTCAACCCGAACAAGAAGGGCATGTTCAGCGCCGAGGAGCGCATCGAACTGATCCGGGAGTCCACCGGCCACCTGCCCAATCTGCGGGTGGAGGCCGGCAGCGGCCTGGTGGTCGACTTCGTCAAGGAACGCGGCCTGACAGCCATCGTCAAAGGGCTGCGCACCGGGACCGATTTCGAGTACGAGCTGCAGATGGCGCAGATGAACAAGCACGTCGCCGGGGTGGACACCTTCTTCGTCGCCACCACGCCGCGCTACTCGTTCGTCTCGTCGTCGCTGGCCAAAGAGGTGGCCGCACTCGGCGGCGATGTCAGCGACCTGCTGCCGGAGCCGGTCAACGCCCGGTTGCGCGCCAAGCTGAACAGCTGA
- the sepIVA gene encoding cell division protein SepIVA produces the protein MYRVFEALDELSAIVEEARGVPMTAGCMVPRGDVLELLDDIKDAIPGELDDAQDVLDARDAMLNEAREHADSTVSSANAEADSLLNHARSEADRMMAEAKSAADRMVAEARAHAERTVADARDEAVRIGAAAKREYEASTGRAKSEADRLIENGNISYEKAVQEGIKEQQRLVSQTEIVQTATAEASRLVDSAHAEADRLRGECDIYVDSKLAEFEDYLNGTLRSVSRGRHQLRTAAGTHDYVTRSA, from the coding sequence GTGTACCGAGTCTTTGAGGCGCTTGACGAACTCAGTGCGATCGTGGAAGAAGCACGCGGCGTGCCGATGACCGCCGGTTGCATGGTGCCCCGAGGTGACGTCCTGGAACTGCTCGATGACATCAAGGACGCCATCCCCGGCGAACTCGATGACGCCCAGGATGTGCTCGACGCTCGGGACGCCATGCTCAACGAGGCCCGCGAGCACGCCGATTCGACGGTGTCCTCGGCCAATGCGGAGGCCGACTCCCTGCTCAACCATGCGCGCAGCGAGGCCGACCGGATGATGGCCGAGGCGAAGTCGGCCGCCGACCGGATGGTCGCCGAAGCGCGTGCGCATGCCGAGCGGACCGTCGCCGACGCCCGCGACGAGGCAGTCCGCATCGGCGCCGCGGCCAAGCGCGAGTACGAGGCCAGCACGGGCCGGGCCAAGTCCGAGGCCGACCGGCTGATCGAGAACGGCAACATCTCCTACGAGAAGGCCGTGCAGGAAGGCATCAAGGAGCAGCAACGGCTGGTCTCGCAGACCGAGATCGTGCAGACGGCCACCGCCGAGGCCAGCCGCCTGGTGGACTCCGCCCATGCCGAGGCGGACCGCCTGCGCGGGGAATGCGATATCTACGTCGACAGCAAGCTCGCCGAGTTCGAGGACTACCTCAACGGCACGCTGCGCTCGGTGAGCCGCGGGCGGCATCAGCTGCGCACCGCCGCGGGCACGCACGATTACGTGACGCGCTCGGCCTAG
- a CDS encoding SfnB family sulfur acquisition oxidoreductase, with protein sequence MTRAVTRILDADHALAAAAALSESFAEGAGARDAGRELPHEQVQALKDAGLLALSVPVAFGGIDAPASVIAEVFRLLAHADASLAQIPHSHYTFLEAVRLQGTPAQQAFFYEKVLDGALFANAQSERSGRIDVDTTVLLPSASGDYLLSGRKFYSTGALFADWVIVRASVPEDPAQAPTASTPKAVAFVPAGAPGLTVVDDWDGMGQRTTASGTVTLDDVVVPAAHVIPFTPIFAGPSVYGARAQLLHTALDVGIATAALAEGVRQAAKARPHFESEESAAVDDPTLIQLAGNVTVTVRGAQALLAEAGRAVDRATADLTADSAAEASIAVAVAKVAATRASLEAASTLFELGGTRSASGAANLSRYWRDARTHTLHDPTRWKVQHIGRYTLSGTLPPRHGQL encoded by the coding sequence GTGACCCGGGCGGTCACTCGCATCCTCGACGCCGACCACGCACTGGCGGCGGCCGCGGCGCTGTCGGAGTCCTTCGCCGAGGGGGCCGGGGCACGCGACGCAGGACGCGAACTCCCGCACGAGCAGGTGCAGGCCCTCAAAGATGCCGGGCTGCTCGCCCTGTCGGTGCCGGTCGCGTTCGGCGGGATCGACGCGCCGGCGTCGGTGATCGCCGAGGTGTTCCGGCTGCTGGCACACGCCGACGCGTCGCTGGCACAGATACCGCACTCGCACTACACGTTCCTGGAAGCGGTGCGCCTGCAGGGCACCCCGGCGCAGCAGGCGTTCTTCTACGAGAAAGTGCTCGACGGAGCACTTTTCGCGAACGCGCAGTCCGAACGCTCCGGCCGTATCGACGTCGACACCACGGTCCTGCTGCCTTCCGCGTCCGGCGACTACCTGTTGTCGGGCCGCAAGTTCTATTCCACCGGCGCCCTTTTCGCCGACTGGGTGATCGTGCGGGCCTCCGTACCGGAAGATCCCGCGCAGGCTCCCACCGCGTCGACGCCGAAGGCCGTGGCCTTCGTCCCGGCCGGCGCGCCCGGGCTGACGGTGGTCGACGACTGGGACGGGATGGGTCAGCGCACCACCGCGTCGGGCACGGTCACCCTCGACGATGTGGTGGTGCCCGCCGCCCACGTGATTCCGTTCACGCCGATCTTCGCCGGCCCCAGCGTCTATGGCGCGCGGGCGCAGCTGTTACACACCGCGCTGGATGTCGGGATCGCCACGGCCGCCCTGGCCGAAGGTGTCCGCCAGGCCGCCAAGGCGCGGCCGCATTTCGAGTCCGAAGAGTCGGCGGCCGTGGACGATCCGACGCTGATCCAGCTCGCCGGGAACGTCACCGTGACGGTCCGCGGCGCGCAGGCTCTGCTGGCCGAGGCCGGGCGGGCGGTGGACCGGGCCACCGCCGACCTGACCGCCGACAGCGCGGCCGAGGCGTCGATCGCGGTGGCGGTCGCCAAGGTGGCCGCCACCCGCGCATCGCTGGAGGCGGCCAGCACGCTCTTCGAACTCGGCGGAACCCGAAGCGCTTCGGGTGCGGCCAATCTGTCCCGCTACTGGCGTGACGCGCGGACCCACACCCTGCACGATCCGACCCGCTGGAAGGTGCAGCACATCGGCCGCTACACGCTGTCCGGGACGTTGCCGCCCCGGCACGGTCAGCTCTAG
- a CDS encoding LLM class flavin-dependent oxidoreductase yields the protein MTVKLHWFLPTYGDSRLIVGGGHGTPAGAAGGDREATIDYLASIVRSAERFGFTGALIPTGAWCEDAFITAALLARETTSLSFLVAFRPGLVSPTLSAQMAATFARHAPGRILLNVVVGGEAHEQRAFGDHLDKDARYRRCDEFLDVVRRLWAGETVTHKGEYLDIEEAVLAVPPNPVPPLYFGGSSRAAGPVAARHSDVYLTWGEPPAAVAEKIAWIRAEAAAQGRTLRFGIRLHTISRDTSDEAWAQADKLVAALDEDTVRAAQAGLARSQSEGQRRMLALHAANRADGTWSDARSLEIAPNLWSGVGLVRGGAGTALVGSHTEVADRIAEYAEIGIDEFIFSGYPHLEELFWFGEGVVPLLRQRGLFNAGAAEAPSVSIPFVGSAR from the coding sequence GTGACTGTGAAGCTGCACTGGTTCCTGCCCACCTACGGCGACAGCCGCCTGATCGTCGGCGGCGGCCACGGCACGCCCGCCGGCGCCGCCGGAGGCGACCGCGAGGCCACCATCGACTACCTCGCCTCGATCGTGCGCAGCGCCGAGCGTTTCGGTTTCACCGGAGCCCTCATCCCCACCGGTGCGTGGTGCGAGGACGCGTTCATCACCGCCGCGCTGCTGGCGCGCGAGACCACATCGCTGTCATTCCTGGTGGCGTTCCGTCCCGGTCTGGTCAGCCCCACGCTGTCTGCTCAGATGGCCGCCACGTTCGCCCGGCACGCGCCGGGCCGCATCCTGCTCAACGTTGTCGTCGGGGGCGAGGCGCACGAGCAGCGCGCCTTCGGCGATCACCTCGACAAGGACGCCCGCTACCGGCGCTGCGATGAGTTCCTCGACGTCGTGCGCCGGTTGTGGGCCGGCGAGACCGTCACGCACAAGGGTGAATACCTCGATATCGAAGAGGCCGTGCTGGCGGTACCGCCGAACCCGGTGCCGCCGTTGTACTTCGGGGGCAGCTCGAGGGCGGCCGGCCCGGTGGCCGCCCGGCATTCCGATGTGTACCTCACCTGGGGCGAACCGCCGGCCGCGGTCGCCGAGAAGATCGCCTGGATCCGTGCGGAGGCCGCCGCGCAGGGCCGCACGCTGCGCTTCGGGATCCGGCTGCACACCATCTCGCGCGACACCTCCGACGAGGCCTGGGCACAGGCCGACAAGCTGGTCGCCGCCCTCGACGAGGACACCGTGCGCGCCGCGCAGGCCGGCCTGGCCCGCAGCCAGTCCGAAGGCCAGCGCCGGATGCTGGCCCTGCACGCCGCCAACCGGGCCGACGGCACGTGGAGCGATGCCCGCAGCCTGGAGATCGCGCCGAACCTGTGGTCGGGCGTGGGCCTGGTGCGCGGCGGGGCGGGCACCGCGCTGGTCGGCAGCCACACCGAGGTGGCCGACCGGATCGCCGAATACGCCGAGATCGGCATCGACGAGTTCATCTTCTCCGGCTACCCGCACCTGGAGGAACTGTTCTGGTTCGGCGAGGGTGTAGTGCCGCTGTTGCGGCAGCGCGGCCTCTTCAACGCGGGCGCCGCGGAGGCGCCGAGCGTGTCCATCCCGTTCGTGGGTTCGGCACGGTGA
- a CDS encoding YceD family protein, with protein MAASNPLVIDISRLGRRPGSMITVAETVPSPSRIGLDLIRIEAGAPIELDLTLQSVSEGVLVTGTVSAPTTGECVRCLEPVTGHVAIDLTELFAYPGSTTEKTTEEDEVGHVVDDRVDLEQPIVDAVGLALPFSPMCQDDCAGLCPDCGVALASAEPGHQHDKIDPRWAKLAALKDDISGPGADA; from the coding sequence ATGGCCGCCTCGAATCCGCTCGTCATCGACATCTCGCGGTTGGGGCGCCGTCCCGGCTCGATGATCACGGTGGCCGAGACGGTGCCCTCGCCGTCCCGGATCGGTTTGGACCTCATCCGCATCGAGGCGGGCGCACCGATCGAACTGGATCTCACGCTGCAATCGGTGTCCGAGGGCGTGCTCGTGACCGGCACGGTGTCGGCGCCCACCACCGGTGAGTGCGTGCGCTGCCTGGAACCGGTGACCGGTCATGTCGCCATCGACCTCACCGAACTGTTCGCCTATCCCGGCAGCACCACCGAGAAGACGACCGAGGAAGACGAGGTCGGTCACGTCGTCGACGACCGGGTGGACCTGGAGCAGCCCATCGTGGACGCGGTCGGGTTGGCGCTGCCGTTCTCCCCGATGTGCCAGGACGACTGCGCCGGGTTGTGCCCGGACTGCGGTGTCGCGCTGGCCTCGGCCGAGCCCGGCCACCAGCACGACAAGATCGATCCGCGCTGGGCCAAGCTGGCCGCGCTCAAAGACGATATCTCCGGTCCCGGAGCGGATGCGTGA
- the rnc gene encoding ribonuclease III translates to MTVDRAPLLRSLGVSLSDDLLTIALTHRSYSYENGGLPTNERLEFLGDAVLGLTITEELYHRHPDRAEGDLAKLRASIVNTQALADVGRGLGEQGLGAYLLLGKGEESSGGADKSSILADGVESLLGAIYIEHGNVTAREAILRLFSELLDTAPTLGAGLDWKSSLQELTVARGMGAPSYAVTSEGPDHDKEFTAVVVVAAVEHGKGVGRTKKEAELKAAAAAWNALKDA, encoded by the coding sequence GTGACCGTCGACCGCGCCCCTCTGCTCCGCTCGCTCGGCGTTTCCCTTTCCGACGATCTGCTCACCATCGCCCTGACCCACCGCAGTTACTCCTACGAGAACGGCGGTCTGCCCACCAACGAGCGCCTGGAGTTCCTCGGCGATGCGGTGCTCGGGCTGACCATCACCGAGGAGCTCTACCACCGGCACCCCGACCGGGCCGAGGGCGACCTGGCCAAGCTGCGCGCCAGCATCGTCAACACCCAGGCGCTGGCCGATGTCGGGCGGGGACTGGGCGAGCAAGGGCTGGGGGCCTACCTGTTGCTGGGCAAGGGCGAGGAGAGTTCGGGCGGCGCGGACAAGTCCAGCATCCTGGCCGACGGGGTCGAATCCCTTTTGGGCGCAATCTATATCGAGCACGGCAACGTGACGGCCCGGGAAGCCATCCTGCGGTTGTTCAGCGAGTTGCTCGACACCGCTCCGACGCTCGGGGCCGGCCTGGACTGGAAGAGCAGCCTTCAGGAACTGACGGTCGCCCGGGGTATGGGTGCGCCGTCGTATGCCGTCACCTCTGAGGGCCCCGACCACGACAAGGAGTTCACCGCAGTCGTCGTGGTCGCCGCCGTCGAGCACGGCAAGGGCGTGGGCCGCACCAAGAAAGAGGCCGAACTCAAGGCCGCCGCGGCCGCGTGGAATGCACTCAAGGATGCCTGA
- the mutM gene encoding bifunctional DNA-formamidopyrimidine glycosylase/DNA-(apurinic or apyrimidinic site) lyase: MPELPEVEVVRRGLDAHIVGRRIAEVQVLHPRAARRHEGGPADLAARLRGTTIAGTGRRGKYLWLTLDSGDALVVHLGMSGQMLLSSGTGTVPNPSHIRIASVLDDGTALSFVDQRTFGGWMVTELVSPDGGADGVPLPVAHIARDPLDPAFDRDGVVTVLRRKHSEIKRQLLDQTVVSGIGNIYADEALWRARIYGGRLASGLPRKQLAEVLDAAAEVMTAALAQGGTSFDSLYVNVNGESGYFDRSLDAYGRVDLPCRRCGAVMRREKFMNRSSFYCPKCQPPPRVRRSAL; encoded by the coding sequence ATGCCTGAGCTTCCCGAAGTCGAGGTGGTGCGGCGCGGGCTCGACGCCCATATCGTCGGCCGCCGGATCGCCGAGGTTCAGGTATTGCATCCGCGGGCGGCGCGCCGCCACGAAGGTGGCCCCGCCGACCTGGCGGCCCGGCTGCGGGGTACCACGATCGCGGGCACCGGCCGGCGCGGCAAGTACCTGTGGCTGACCCTCGACAGCGGTGATGCGTTGGTGGTCCATCTGGGGATGAGTGGGCAGATGCTGTTGAGCTCCGGAACTGGCACTGTTCCCAACCCGTCACATATTCGCATCGCGTCTGTCCTCGACGATGGCACCGCATTGAGCTTCGTCGACCAGCGCACGTTCGGTGGCTGGATGGTGACGGAATTGGTGAGCCCCGATGGCGGGGCCGATGGGGTGCCGCTACCCGTCGCGCATATCGCCCGCGACCCGCTGGATCCCGCCTTCGACCGTGACGGTGTGGTGACGGTGTTGCGGCGCAAGCATTCCGAGATCAAACGGCAGCTGCTGGATCAGACCGTGGTGTCCGGCATCGGCAACATCTACGCCGACGAGGCGTTGTGGCGCGCCCGGATCTATGGCGGCCGGCTGGCATCGGGGCTGCCGCGCAAGCAGTTGGCCGAGGTGCTTGACGCCGCCGCCGAGGTGATGACCGCCGCATTGGCTCAGGGCGGCACCTCATTCGACTCGCTGTACGTGAACGTCAACGGTGAGTCGGGGTATTTCGACCGATCCCTGGATGCCTACGGGCGGGTGGACCTCCCGTGCCGGCGCTGCGGCGCGGTGATGCGGCGGGAGAAGTTCATGAACCGGTCGTCGTTCTACTGCCCCAAATGCCAACCGCCGCCCCGGGTGCGGCGGTCGGCACTGTAA
- a CDS encoding OsmC family protein — translation MTELWVERTGVRRYTGRSSRGAEVLVGSEDVEGVFTPGELLKIALAACSGMSSDQPLRRRLGDDYAATLRVSGAADREQERYPLLEETLEVDLSGLSEDEVKRLLLVVERAIDQVCTVGRTLKSGTEVKFEVGDEPLARRASGSGGHRP, via the coding sequence ATGACAGAACTGTGGGTGGAGCGCACCGGGGTGCGCCGCTACACCGGCCGCAGCTCCCGCGGCGCGGAGGTACTCGTCGGGTCCGAGGACGTCGAGGGTGTGTTCACCCCCGGCGAGCTGCTGAAGATCGCGCTCGCCGCATGTAGCGGCATGAGCAGTGATCAGCCACTGCGGCGCCGGCTCGGCGACGACTACGCCGCCACGCTGCGGGTATCGGGGGCCGCGGACCGTGAGCAGGAGCGTTACCCGCTGCTCGAGGAGACGCTCGAGGTCGACCTGTCCGGGTTGTCCGAGGACGAGGTCAAACGCCTGCTCTTGGTGGTGGAACGCGCCATCGACCAGGTGTGCACCGTCGGGCGCACCCTCAAGTCGGGCACCGAGGTGAAGTTCGAGGTCGGCGATGAGCCGCTTGCGCGAAGAGCATCGGGGTCCGGTGGACACCGGCCCTGA
- a CDS encoding acylphosphatase has translation MSRLREEHRGPVDTGPDVRLNAWVHGHVQGVGFRWWTRSRALELGLTGFASNRPDGRVHVVVQGPRPACERLLELLRGGGTPGTVDTVVADWADAGEQIPGFTER, from the coding sequence ATGAGCCGCTTGCGCGAAGAGCATCGGGGTCCGGTGGACACCGGCCCTGACGTCCGGCTGAATGCCTGGGTGCACGGTCACGTGCAGGGCGTCGGCTTCCGGTGGTGGACCCGGTCCCGGGCCCTGGAACTGGGCCTGACCGGTTTCGCGTCCAACCGCCCCGACGGCAGGGTGCACGTGGTGGTGCAGGGGCCACGCCCGGCGTGTGAACGGTTGCTGGAGTTGCTGCGCGGCGGCGGCACGCCGGGGACGGTGGACACCGTGGTCGCGGACTGGGCCGACGCGGGCGAACAGATCCCGGGCTTCACCGAGCGTTAA
- the smc gene encoding chromosome segregation protein SMC, producing the protein MHLKSLTLKGFKSFAAATTLRFEPGITCVVGPNGSGKSNVVDALTWVMGEQGAKTLRGGKMEDVIFAGTSSRAPLGRAEVTLTIDNSDNALPIEYSEVSITRRMFRDGAGEYEINGSSCRLMDVQELLSDSGIGREMHVIVGQGKLSEILESRPEDRRAFIEEAAGVLKHRKRKEKAVRKLDSMQANLARLTDLTTELRRQLKPLGRQAEMARRAQTIQADLRDARLRLAADDLLTRQTEFNDTNQAETTLRREHDAVNTRLEAATLELTAHESAVAELSERADAAQQTWFRLSALAERVSATVRIASERTQLLDSAPEVTPGRDPEALEAEADLVAEEERQLLEELEESRYALEAARAELAERERVAAEAERAQRAAARAEADRREGLARLSGQVETMRARVESTDDGIARLTARLEEAAARVEHAQAEFELVQAKVGELDEGEVGLDDQHDRSVTALRLADERVAELQAAERGAERQMVSLQARIDALSVGLARKDGAAWLAENHSDGGLFGTVAKLIRVRPGFEVPIATVLGSAADALAAENHGAARAAVAALKEADGGRAAIVLGDWPVRPRTDTGALNHGAQWAIDLVEVPDRLRGAITAMLADVAVLDDLSAALDLVAAQPHLRAVTLDGDLVGAGWVSGGSDRKVSTLEIASEIDKARAELTTVERQSGELTATLAGAKQEQQARQDAAEQALAALNESDAAISAIYEQLGRLGQESRNADAEWQRLIKQRDELEATRDATVEELTELETRLHNAQQEPMFEVEQVDQQEHTVAADAARSTEVEARLAVRTAEERANAVRGRADSLRRSAAAERESRARALRAREAREYAATVAAAVAESGRLVAARLAATVTAASRVRDELATERQMRAEALSRARTEVTELGARITALTDSLHRDEVAKAQAALRIEQLEQQALEQFGLAAADLIAEYGPQVPLPPSELEMAEYEQAKERGEQVTAPAPMPFDRPTQERRAKKAERELSELGRVNPLALEEFAALEERYNFLSTQLEDVKAARKDLLDVIEDVDARILTVFAEAYADVEREFTQVFASLFPGGEGRLLLTNPEDMLTTGIEVEARPPGKKVKRLSLLSGGEKSLTAVAMLVAIFRARPSPFYIMDEVEAALDDVNLRRLLGLFEQLREKSQLIVITHQKPTMEIADALYGVTMQGDGITQVISQRMRGQELVTTP; encoded by the coding sequence ATGCATTTGAAGAGTCTCACGCTGAAGGGCTTCAAGTCCTTCGCCGCGGCGACGACTCTGCGCTTCGAGCCGGGGATCACCTGCGTCGTCGGGCCCAACGGGTCGGGTAAATCCAACGTCGTCGACGCCCTGACCTGGGTGATGGGCGAACAGGGCGCCAAGACGCTGCGCGGCGGCAAGATGGAGGACGTCATCTTCGCCGGCACGTCCTCGCGGGCGCCGCTGGGCCGCGCCGAGGTCACGCTGACCATCGACAACTCCGACAACGCCCTGCCCATCGAGTACTCCGAGGTGTCGATCACCCGCCGGATGTTCCGCGACGGCGCGGGTGAGTACGAGATCAACGGCAGTAGTTGCCGGCTGATGGATGTGCAGGAACTGCTCAGCGACTCCGGTATCGGCCGTGAGATGCATGTCATCGTGGGGCAGGGCAAGCTCTCCGAGATCCTGGAATCGCGTCCCGAAGACCGTCGCGCCTTCATCGAAGAGGCCGCCGGGGTGCTCAAACACCGCAAGCGCAAAGAGAAGGCGGTCCGCAAGCTCGACTCGATGCAGGCCAATCTGGCCCGGCTCACCGACCTCACCACCGAACTGCGCCGCCAGCTCAAGCCGCTGGGCCGCCAAGCCGAGATGGCGCGCCGCGCCCAGACCATCCAGGCCGATCTGCGAGACGCCCGGCTGCGGCTGGCCGCCGACGATCTGCTCACCCGACAGACCGAGTTCAACGACACCAACCAGGCCGAGACCACGCTGCGCCGCGAGCACGACGCGGTCAACACCCGGCTGGAGGCGGCCACCCTCGAGCTGACCGCCCATGAGTCGGCCGTGGCCGAATTGTCCGAGCGGGCCGACGCGGCCCAACAGACCTGGTTTCGGCTGTCCGCACTGGCCGAACGGGTGAGCGCCACGGTGCGTATCGCCTCCGAACGCACCCAGTTGCTCGACTCCGCGCCGGAGGTGACTCCCGGCCGGGACCCGGAGGCCCTGGAGGCCGAGGCCGATCTGGTCGCCGAGGAGGAACGCCAGCTGCTGGAGGAGCTCGAGGAATCGCGGTACGCACTTGAGGCGGCCCGCGCCGAGCTGGCCGAGCGCGAACGGGTGGCCGCCGAGGCCGAACGGGCGCAGCGCGCCGCGGCCCGCGCCGAGGCCGACCGCCGGGAAGGGCTGGCTCGGCTGTCCGGGCAGGTCGAGACGATGCGGGCCCGCGTCGAATCGACCGATGACGGTATCGCCCGGCTGACCGCGCGCCTCGAGGAGGCGGCCGCCCGGGTCGAGCATGCCCAGGCCGAGTTCGAGTTGGTCCAGGCCAAGGTGGGTGAACTCGACGAGGGCGAGGTCGGCCTGGACGACCAGCACGACCGGTCGGTGACGGCGCTGCGGCTGGCCGATGAGCGGGTCGCGGAGCTGCAGGCGGCCGAGCGGGGCGCCGAACGTCAGATGGTGTCGCTGCAGGCCCGCATCGACGCGCTGTCGGTCGGCCTGGCCCGTAAGGACGGCGCGGCATGGCTCGCTGAAAATCACAGTGATGGTGGTCTTTTCGGCACCGTGGCCAAGTTGATCCGGGTACGGCCCGGGTTCGAGGTGCCGATCGCGACGGTGCTCGGCTCCGCCGCCGACGCGCTGGCGGCGGAGAACCACGGTGCCGCGCGCGCGGCGGTCGCCGCGCTCAAGGAGGCCGACGGCGGCCGGGCCGCGATCGTGCTGGGGGACTGGCCGGTTCGGCCGCGGACCGACACCGGCGCGTTGAACCACGGCGCGCAGTGGGCCATCGACCTGGTGGAGGTCCCGGACCGGCTGCGCGGTGCGATCACTGCGATGCTCGCCGACGTGGCGGTACTGGACGACCTTTCGGCCGCCCTGGATCTCGTTGCCGCGCAACCGCATCTGCGGGCCGTCACCCTCGATGGCGACCTGGTCGGGGCGGGCTGGGTCAGCGGCGGTTCCGACCGCAAGGTGTCCACGCTGGAGATCGCCTCGGAGATCGACAAGGCCCGCGCCGAACTGACCACCGTGGAGCGGCAGAGCGGCGAACTGACGGCGACGCTGGCCGGGGCGAAGCAGGAACAGCAGGCCCGCCAGGACGCCGCCGAGCAGGCGCTGGCCGCACTGAACGAATCCGATGCCGCCATCTCGGCGATCTACGAACAGCTCGGCCGGCTGGGCCAGGAGTCCCGCAACGCCGACGCCGAGTGGCAGCGCCTGATCAAACAGCGCGACGAGTTGGAAGCCACCCGGGACGCGACGGTGGAGGAACTTACCGAGCTCGAAACCCGGCTGCACAACGCCCAACAGGAACCGATGTTCGAGGTCGAGCAGGTGGACCAGCAGGAGCACACCGTGGCCGCCGATGCCGCGCGCTCCACCGAGGTCGAGGCCCGGCTGGCGGTGCGCACGGCCGAGGAAAGGGCGAATGCCGTTCGTGGCCGGGCGGATTCACTGCGCCGGTCGGCGGCTGCCGAGCGGGAGTCACGGGCGCGCGCGCTGCGGGCCAGGGAGGCACGCGAGTACGCGGCGACCGTGGCAGCCGCGGTGGCCGAGTCGGGCCGCCTCGTCGCCGCCCGGCTGGCGGCCACGGTGACCGCGGCATCCCGGGTCCGTGACGAGCTGGCCACCGAGCGTCAGATGCGCGCCGAAGCGCTGAGCCGGGCCCGCACCGAGGTCACCGAGCTCGGTGCCAGGATTACCGCGCTCACCGATTCGCTGCACCGCGACGAGGTCGCCAAAGCGCAAGCGGCCCTTCGGATCGAGCAGCTGGAGCAGCAGGCGCTGGAGCAGTTCGGGCTGGCGGCCGCCGACCTGATCGCCGAGTACGGACCGCAGGTGCCGTTGCCGCCGAGCGAACTGGAGATGGCCGAATACGAGCAGGCCAAGGAACGCGGCGAGCAGGTCACCGCGCCGGCGCCGATGCCGTTCGACCGGCCCACCCAGGAACGCCGGGCGAAGAAAGCCGAGCGTGAGCTGTCCGAGCTGGGCCGGGTCAACCCGCTGGCGTTGGAGGAGTTCGCCGCGCTGGAGGAGCGCTACAACTTCCTGTCCACGCAGTTGGAGGACGTCAAGGCGGCCCGTAAGGACCTGCTGGATGTGATCGAGGACGTCGACGCGCGGATCCTGACGGTGTTCGCCGAGGCCTACGCGGATGTGGAACGCGAGTTCACCCAGGTGTTCGCCTCGCTGTTCCCCGGCGGGGAGGGCCGCCTGCTGCTGACCAATCCGGAGGACATGCTCACCACCGGTATCGAGGTCGAGGCGCGTCCGCCGGGCAAGAAGGTCAAGCGACTGTCGCTGCTGTCCGGTGGTGAGAAGTCGCTGACGGCGGTGGCCATGCTGGTGGCCATCTTCCGGGCCAGGCCGTCACCGTTCTACATCATGGACGAGGTCGAGGCGGCGCTGGACGATGTGAACCTCCGCCGGCTGCTGGGTCTGTTCGAGCAGCTGCGGGAGAAGTCCCAGCTGATCGTCATCACCCACCAGAAGCCGACGATGGAGATCGCCGACGCACTCTACGGCGTGACGATGCAGGGCGACGGCATCACCCAGGTGATCTCACAGCGGATGCGCGGCCAGGAACTGGTCACCACGCCGTAG